In a genomic window of Amblyomma americanum isolate KBUSLIRL-KWMA chromosome 4, ASM5285725v1, whole genome shotgun sequence:
- the LOC144129502 gene encoding uncharacterized protein LOC144129502 produces the protein MPACCCVPFCSQRGVRDAHGNKVCIQSSERMKQLHACSFSSKKWIVAIRRDERKEFRINKHTKVYSKHFANDKGFKVEEMLETINVALNNPPFLRRVSAGATI, from the exons ATGCCGGCATGCTGCTGTGTGCCCTTCTGCAGCCAGCGCGGCGTGAGAGACGCGCACGGAAACAAGGTGTGTATCCAGAGCTCGGAGCGCATGAAACAGCTGCATGCTTGCTCCTTCTCGTCC aaaaaatggATTGTCGCAATAAGGAGAGATGAGCGCAAGGAGTTCCGTATAAACAAGCACACAAAAGTGTACTCAAAGCACTTCGCCAATG ACAAAGGTTTCAAGGTTGAAGAAATGCTCGAGACAATCAACGTGGCTTTGAACAACCCGCCTTTCCTCAGAAGAG TCTCCGCTGGTGCAACTATCTGA